A single window of Halobacillus naozhouensis DNA harbors:
- the def gene encoding peptide deformylase, with the protein MITMDDIIREGHPALRKVTEKVEIPPREEDKRILEDMLEYLKNSQDEQVCERYGLRPGVGLAAPQINVNKRMLAVHFTDLNDKFYSYGLFNPRIISHSVERTYLSSGEGCLSVDREVPGYVPRYRRVTVKAVDLEGNEVKLRLKDYAAIVFQHEIDHLHGIMFYDHIDQEQPFKEPENAKPADA; encoded by the coding sequence ATGATTACAATGGACGATATTATACGCGAGGGGCACCCTGCCCTTAGAAAAGTAACCGAAAAAGTAGAAATTCCACCAAGGGAAGAGGATAAACGAATTCTTGAAGATATGTTGGAATACTTAAAGAATAGTCAGGATGAACAGGTTTGTGAGCGGTATGGCTTGCGCCCCGGGGTGGGGCTGGCTGCCCCGCAAATTAATGTCAATAAGAGAATGCTTGCGGTTCATTTTACAGATCTAAATGATAAGTTCTACAGTTACGGTTTATTTAACCCGCGAATTATCAGTCACTCCGTGGAGCGCACCTACCTATCGTCCGGAGAAGGATGTTTATCAGTTGACAGGGAAGTTCCCGGCTATGTTCCGAGATATCGAAGGGTTACAGTGAAAGCTGTTGATCTGGAAGGAAACGAAGTAAAACTGCGTCTGAAAGATTATGCAGCTATAGTCTTTCAGCATGAAATTGACCACCTTCATGGCATTATGTTCTATGACCACATTGATCAGGAGCAACCATTTAAAGAACCAGAAAACGCCAAACCTGCTGACGCATAA
- a CDS encoding alpha-ketoacid dehydrogenase subunit beta, translating to MAQMTMIQAITDAMRTELKNDENVLVFGEDVGQNGGVFRATEGLQDEFGEDRVFDTPLAESGIGGLSIGLALTDFRPVPEIQFFGFVYETMDAISGQMARYRYRTGNTKNMPITVRSPFGGGVHTPELHADSLEGLMAQQPGLKVVIPSNPYDAKGLLIQSIRDNDPVIFLEHMKLYRSFREEVPEEEYTVDLGKANVKREGTDVTLIAYGAMVHSCLKAADALEENGVSAEVIDLRTVSPVDYETILASVEKTNHAVMVQEAQKQAGIAANVVSEIQEKAILHLEAPVLRVTAPDTVYAFTQAEEVWLPDHNDIVEKVNKVMNF from the coding sequence ATGGCACAAATGACAATGATTCAAGCCATCACAGACGCGATGCGCACAGAACTTAAGAACGACGAGAACGTGCTCGTCTTTGGTGAAGACGTTGGCCAAAATGGCGGCGTATTCCGTGCAACAGAAGGTCTTCAAGATGAGTTCGGCGAAGACCGTGTGTTCGATACACCACTAGCTGAGTCAGGAATCGGTGGTTTGTCCATTGGTCTTGCACTTACTGACTTCCGTCCCGTTCCTGAGATTCAGTTCTTCGGATTTGTTTACGAGACGATGGATGCTATCAGCGGGCAAATGGCTCGTTATCGCTACCGTACAGGTAACACGAAAAACATGCCGATTACAGTCCGTTCTCCTTTCGGCGGCGGTGTGCATACTCCTGAACTTCACGCTGACAGTCTAGAAGGATTAATGGCTCAACAGCCTGGTTTGAAGGTTGTTATTCCATCCAATCCATACGACGCCAAAGGTCTTCTGATCCAGTCGATCCGCGATAATGATCCGGTCATTTTCTTAGAGCACATGAAGCTGTACCGTTCATTCCGTGAAGAAGTTCCTGAGGAAGAATATACAGTAGATCTTGGTAAAGCTAATGTTAAGCGTGAAGGTACAGATGTGACACTTATTGCTTATGGAGCTATGGTTCACTCTTGCTTGAAAGCGGCTGACGCATTAGAAGAAAACGGCGTGAGTGCAGAAGTGATTGACTTGCGCACTGTAAGTCCTGTAGATTATGAGACTATTCTCGCTTCTGTTGAGAAAACTAATCATGCGGTTATGGTTCAGGAAGCTCAGAAACAAGCAGGTATTGCTGCAAATGTCGTTTCCGAGATTCAGGAAAAAGCCATCCTGCACCTTGAAGCACCAGTTCTGCGTGTGACGGCACCTGATACCGTATATGCCTTTACACAAGCGGAAGAAGTATGGCTTCCAGACCACAACGATATTGTTGAAAAAGTAAATAAAGTAATGAACTTTTAA
- a CDS encoding Cof-type HAD-IIB family hydrolase, producing the protein MGKIAFFDIDGTLLNHNKKLPESTIKAVKELQKQGVYCAIATGRAPFMYEELRETLGINSYVSFNGQYVVFEGNPVYKNPLSKDDLEKLYMDAEENNHPMVFMNQDEMKASDREQMYIKESLASLHFEYPAIDAAFYNDSEIYQSLLFCEGDELKYYESKYDAFDFIRWHPYSCDVLPKGGSKAEGIKQLIDAAGLNIEDTYAFGDGLNDIEMIREVGTGVAMGNAVDETKAVSDHITADVDEDGLVKAIYDINLLSK; encoded by the coding sequence ATGGGAAAAATCGCTTTTTTTGATATAGACGGGACGTTGTTAAATCATAACAAAAAGCTGCCAGAGAGTACGATTAAGGCAGTGAAGGAGTTACAAAAACAAGGGGTATACTGTGCGATCGCGACAGGGCGTGCTCCATTTATGTATGAAGAGTTGAGGGAAACCCTGGGCATTAATTCTTATGTTAGTTTTAATGGACAGTACGTGGTTTTTGAAGGCAATCCAGTCTATAAAAATCCGCTATCGAAAGATGACTTAGAAAAACTCTACATGGATGCGGAAGAAAATAACCATCCCATGGTGTTTATGAATCAGGATGAAATGAAAGCGTCAGACCGTGAACAAATGTACATTAAGGAAAGTCTTGCATCCCTGCACTTTGAGTACCCAGCAATTGATGCAGCCTTTTATAATGATTCAGAAATTTATCAGTCGCTGTTATTTTGTGAAGGGGATGAGCTGAAATACTACGAGTCAAAATATGATGCCTTTGACTTTATTCGCTGGCATCCCTATTCCTGTGATGTCCTGCCTAAAGGCGGTTCAAAAGCAGAAGGAATTAAGCAATTAATTGACGCGGCCGGGCTTAACATTGAGGATACGTATGCATTTGGCGATGGACTGAATGATATAGAAATGATTCGCGAGGTTGGCACTGGCGTGGCGATGGGCAATGCCGTGGATGAAACAAAAGCTGTCAGTGATCATATCACAGCGGACGTTGACGAGGATGGACTTGTGAAAGCGATCTATGACATTAACTTATTATCGAAGTAA
- a CDS encoding dihydrolipoamide acetyltransferase family protein, whose translation MAFEFKLPDIGEGIHEGEIAKWFVKPGDEVKEDDVLCEVQNDKAVVEIPSQVDGTVKEIHVDEGETTTVGTVIITIDDGSEDTGGDDSAEESKEESKEEPKEDKQEASPSKEDKKEEKSEQPAAQADDSDVDEDKRVIAMPSVRKYARDNEVDIRKVQGSGKNGRVLKDDVDSFLDGGQTQASEEQAEETATEETTAKEAPAAGEAYPETREKMSGMRKAIAKAMVNSKHTAPHVTLMDEVDVSELVAHRKKFKAVAAEQDIKLTYLPYVVKALVSTLKKYPVLNTSLDDETDEIIQKHYYNIGIAADTDKGLLVPVVKDADRKSIFSISSEVNELAVKARDGKLSSAEMKGASTTITNIGSAGGQWFTPVINHPEVAILGIGRIAEKPVVRDGEIVVAPVLAISLSFDHRMIDGATAQHAMNNIKRLLNDPQLIMMEA comes from the coding sequence GTGGCGTTCGAATTTAAACTGCCCGATATCGGTGAAGGGATCCACGAAGGTGAAATTGCCAAGTGGTTCGTCAAACCCGGTGACGAAGTAAAAGAAGACGATGTGCTTTGCGAAGTACAAAATGACAAAGCAGTAGTTGAGATTCCTTCCCAAGTAGATGGTACTGTTAAAGAGATCCATGTTGATGAAGGAGAAACAACCACTGTAGGTACAGTTATCATTACCATTGATGATGGTTCGGAAGACACAGGCGGCGATGATTCCGCAGAAGAATCGAAAGAGGAATCCAAAGAAGAACCTAAAGAGGACAAACAAGAGGCTTCTCCTTCTAAAGAGGACAAGAAGGAAGAAAAATCCGAGCAGCCTGCAGCACAAGCTGATGACAGCGATGTAGATGAAGACAAACGGGTTATCGCTATGCCATCTGTGAGAAAATATGCACGTGATAACGAAGTTGACATCCGTAAAGTACAAGGGTCAGGAAAAAATGGCCGCGTACTCAAAGACGATGTGGACAGCTTCCTTGATGGTGGACAAACACAAGCATCTGAAGAACAAGCTGAAGAAACAGCAACAGAAGAGACAACGGCTAAAGAAGCACCGGCAGCTGGTGAAGCTTATCCTGAAACGCGTGAGAAGATGAGTGGAATGCGTAAAGCAATCGCTAAAGCGATGGTTAACTCTAAACATACCGCTCCACATGTTACGCTAATGGATGAAGTAGATGTATCAGAGCTTGTGGCTCACCGTAAGAAATTCAAAGCTGTTGCTGCCGAGCAGGACATTAAACTGACATACCTTCCTTATGTCGTGAAGGCTCTCGTTTCAACACTGAAGAAATATCCTGTCCTAAATACTTCTTTAGATGACGAAACGGATGAAATTATTCAAAAACACTATTATAATATTGGTATTGCAGCTGATACAGATAAAGGTTTACTTGTTCCTGTTGTGAAAGATGCAGATCGTAAATCAATCTTCTCCATTTCAAGTGAAGTGAATGAGTTAGCTGTGAAGGCTCGTGACGGTAAACTTTCTTCTGCTGAAATGAAAGGTGCATCTACAACCATTACAAATATTGGTTCAGCTGGGGGACAGTGGTTTACTCCGGTTATCAATCACCCAGAAGTAGCTATCCTTGGTATTGGACGTATTGCTGAAAAACCAGTTGTGCGTGATGGGGAAATTGTTGTTGCTCCAGTGCTGGCTATTTCATTAAGCTTTGACCACCGTATGATCGACGGTGCTACAGCACAGCATGCAATGAATAACATCAAGCGTTTACTGAACGATCCACAATTAATCATGATGGAGGCGTAA
- the lpdA gene encoding dihydrolipoyl dehydrogenase, whose protein sequence is MVVGDFPIELDTLVVGAGPGGYVAAIRAAQTGQKVTIVDKGNLGGVCLNVGCVPSKALIQASHRFDHAKGADDMGIQSENTTVDFSKVQEWKGGVVDKLTGGVEGLLKGNKVDIVKGEVYFVDKNTVRVMDEKNSQTYTFNNCIIATGSRPIELPSFKFSDRVLDSTGALALQEVPKKLVVIGGGYIGTELGTAYANFDTEVTILEGTKDILGGFEKQMSTLVKRRLKKKGVDVVTNAMAQGVEETKDGVTVKYEVKGEEKSIEADYVLVTVGRRPNTDEIGLEELGIEMSDKGIIQTDKQSRTNIDNIYAIGDIVEGLPLAHKASYEGKIAAEAISGEKSEIDYLGIPEVVFSEPELASVGYREQEAKDAGYDVQASKFPFAANGRALSLNDSDGFLKLITRKDDGLVIGAQIAGPNASDMIAELGLAIESGMTAEDLALTIHAHPTLGEITMEAAEVAMGQPIHIVK, encoded by the coding sequence ATGGTAGTAGGAGATTTTCCAATTGAATTAGACACATTAGTTGTTGGCGCGGGTCCCGGCGGTTATGTTGCCGCCATCCGTGCCGCACAAACAGGTCAAAAAGTTACGATTGTAGACAAAGGAAACCTAGGTGGTGTTTGTCTGAACGTTGGTTGTGTACCCTCCAAAGCACTTATTCAAGCAAGTCATCGTTTTGACCACGCAAAAGGTGCAGATGATATGGGGATTCAGTCTGAAAACACAACCGTTGACTTTTCTAAAGTACAAGAATGGAAAGGCGGCGTTGTTGACAAGCTGACTGGCGGTGTAGAAGGACTACTTAAAGGCAACAAAGTAGACATCGTAAAAGGAGAAGTTTACTTCGTGGACAAAAACACGGTCCGCGTTATGGATGAAAAGAACTCCCAAACGTACACATTCAACAACTGCATCATTGCGACTGGATCTCGTCCAATCGAGCTTCCATCCTTTAAATTCTCTGACCGTGTACTAGATTCTACAGGAGCTCTTGCTCTTCAAGAAGTTCCTAAGAAACTTGTTGTTATTGGCGGGGGATACATCGGTACAGAGCTAGGTACAGCTTACGCTAACTTCGATACTGAAGTAACCATTCTTGAAGGCACAAAAGATATTCTTGGCGGTTTCGAGAAGCAAATGTCCACTCTCGTTAAACGTCGTCTGAAGAAAAAAGGCGTCGACGTCGTTACTAACGCGATGGCACAAGGTGTTGAGGAAACTAAAGACGGCGTAACGGTTAAATATGAGGTTAAAGGTGAGGAGAAATCCATTGAAGCTGATTACGTTCTTGTAACAGTCGGCCGTCGCCCTAACACAGATGAAATCGGCCTTGAAGAACTAGGAATTGAAATGAGTGATAAAGGGATCATTCAAACTGATAAACAATCCCGTACAAACATCGATAACATTTATGCGATCGGTGACATTGTAGAAGGATTACCGCTTGCTCACAAAGCTTCTTATGAAGGTAAAATTGCTGCTGAAGCAATCTCTGGTGAGAAATCTGAAATTGACTACCTTGGAATTCCTGAAGTCGTATTCTCAGAACCAGAATTAGCCTCTGTAGGTTATAGAGAGCAAGAAGCGAAGGATGCGGGATATGATGTACAAGCATCTAAATTCCCGTTCGCGGCAAATGGACGTGCACTATCTCTTAACGACAGTGACGGCTTCCTGAAGCTGATTACGCGTAAAGACGATGGTCTGGTCATTGGCGCCCAAATCGCTGGTCCAAATGCGAGTGATATGATTGCTGAACTTGGTCTTGCAATTGAATCAGGCATGACTGCTGAAGACTTAGCTCTAACCATTCATGCGCACCCAACACTAGGTGAGATTACAATGGAAGCAGCTGAAGTAGCGATGGGACAACCTATCCACATTGTTAAGTAA
- the pdhA gene encoding pyruvate dehydrogenase (acetyl-transferring) E1 component subunit alpha: MKRVLESIENQFETFQILDEEGKIVNEDAMPDLSDEDLKEIMRRMVYTRILDQRSIALNRQGRLGFYAPTAGQEASQLGSHFALEKEDFILPGYRDVPQLIWHGLPLTQAFLFSRGHFKGNQMPEGVNAVSPQIIIGAQITQAAGVGFGYKKRGKDAVAITYTGDGGASQGDFYEGINFAGAYGAQTIFVVQNNRFAISVPVEKQSAAETIAQKAVAAGIEGIQVDGMDVLAVYAATKEARKRAIDGEGPTLIETLTYRYGPHTMAGDDPTRYRTEDMDNEWEKQDPIVRFRTFLEEKGLWSEEEENKVIEDAKSEIKAAIKEADNTPKQKVTDLIGNMYEELPSNLQEQMEEYKEKESK; this comes from the coding sequence TTGAAACGAGTTCTTGAGAGTATCGAAAACCAATTCGAAACGTTTCAAATCCTTGATGAAGAAGGTAAGATCGTAAACGAAGATGCGATGCCTGACCTATCTGATGAAGATTTAAAAGAAATAATGCGCCGCATGGTGTATACACGAATTTTAGACCAGCGTTCTATTGCCCTTAACAGACAGGGACGCCTTGGATTCTATGCACCAACTGCCGGTCAAGAAGCTTCCCAATTAGGAAGCCATTTTGCCCTGGAAAAAGAAGATTTCATCCTGCCGGGATATCGTGATGTGCCACAGTTAATCTGGCATGGCCTTCCGTTAACGCAGGCATTCCTCTTTTCTCGTGGTCACTTTAAAGGGAATCAAATGCCTGAAGGAGTCAATGCTGTTAGTCCACAGATCATCATTGGCGCTCAAATTACGCAGGCTGCCGGTGTAGGATTTGGCTATAAGAAGCGTGGAAAAGATGCAGTAGCGATCACGTACACAGGTGACGGCGGTGCTTCTCAAGGTGACTTCTACGAAGGAATTAACTTTGCCGGCGCTTACGGTGCTCAAACGATTTTTGTTGTTCAAAATAACCGCTTCGCGATCTCTGTACCGGTTGAGAAACAGTCCGCTGCGGAAACAATTGCACAAAAAGCTGTTGCAGCGGGTATTGAAGGCATTCAAGTTGACGGAATGGATGTTCTTGCCGTATATGCCGCTACTAAAGAAGCCCGCAAACGTGCCATTGATGGAGAAGGCCCAACGTTAATTGAAACCTTAACGTACCGTTATGGACCGCACACAATGGCAGGGGACGATCCGACAAGATATCGTACAGAAGATATGGATAACGAATGGGAGAAACAGGATCCGATTGTTCGTTTCCGTACATTCCTTGAAGAAAAAGGTCTTTGGTCTGAAGAGGAAGAAAACAAAGTGATTGAAGACGCTAAATCTGAAATTAAAGCTGCCATCAAAGAAGCAGACAATACTCCAAAACAAAAAGTAACCGATCTTATCGGTAACATGTATGAAGAACTTCCATCTAACCTTCAAGAGCAAATGGAAGAATATAAGGAAAAGGAGTCGAAGTAG
- a CDS encoding aromatic acid exporter family protein: protein MLKPLKNFNLLGGRTIKTGVSVFITALICGFFNFPVIFAVITAIVTIEHTAADSIKKAMVRFPASAIGALLATSFYALLGKEAITYALAAMLTIAICHKLKLDDGIIVATITATAMIPEFHDHYFVSFITRLGTTSIGIVVSTFVNFFLLPPNYFPIINKNINELFTHSSQLTIRIISSTKGDSNEKTRNISRSYRQLTAKLEKAFQLSQYQREEWKYHRHTIEQMSAFQLSQKKLAALQQIAYHLGNLQYAHVQPDDFSTEERTLLKGIVQSFAETLENQEHKIGEDQYEKVEKLDHLFWKWKELHVEYSDKTKRQLPPQTILMYELLSFHDVLEELERICAQYEESVVSSGST, encoded by the coding sequence ATGCTCAAACCTTTGAAAAATTTCAATTTATTAGGCGGTCGGACAATTAAAACAGGCGTTTCCGTGTTTATAACCGCACTTATTTGTGGTTTTTTTAATTTCCCGGTAATTTTTGCAGTCATAACGGCGATTGTTACGATCGAACATACTGCTGCAGACTCAATCAAAAAAGCAATGGTACGTTTTCCTGCCTCAGCAATAGGGGCTTTATTGGCGACAAGTTTTTATGCCCTCTTGGGAAAAGAAGCTATAACCTATGCTCTGGCGGCTATGCTAACGATAGCCATCTGTCACAAACTTAAGCTGGATGATGGAATTATTGTTGCTACCATTACAGCAACAGCCATGATTCCAGAATTTCATGATCATTATTTTGTTTCGTTTATTACCAGACTGGGTACTACATCTATTGGTATCGTCGTCTCAACTTTTGTTAACTTTTTCCTTTTGCCGCCTAACTATTTTCCTATTATTAATAAGAATATTAACGAGCTTTTTACTCATTCGTCACAGTTAACGATTCGCATAATTTCAAGCACTAAGGGAGATTCTAACGAAAAGACTCGCAATATTTCACGATCTTATCGTCAGTTAACAGCAAAACTGGAAAAAGCGTTTCAATTGTCGCAATATCAAAGGGAAGAGTGGAAATATCACCGCCATACAATTGAGCAAATGAGTGCCTTCCAGCTTTCACAAAAAAAGCTGGCTGCTCTTCAACAAATAGCTTACCACCTAGGCAATTTACAGTATGCACATGTTCAACCTGATGATTTTAGTACAGAAGAAAGAACCCTCCTTAAGGGAATTGTCCAGTCCTTTGCGGAGACGTTGGAAAATCAGGAACACAAAATTGGCGAAGACCAATATGAAAAAGTTGAGAAGCTCGATCATCTATTTTGGAAGTGGAAGGAGTTACATGTGGAGTACTCCGACAAAACTAAACGCCAGCTTCCACCACAAACTATTCTTATGTATGAATTACTTAGTTTCCATGATGTGTTGGAGGAGTTAGAGAGAATATGTGCCCAGTACGAGGAGTCTGTAGTATCAAGTGGTTCAACGTAA
- a CDS encoding glycine betaine uptake BCCT transporter, with the protein MRQASKVFYISLVISALFIIWGVIPKDVLPTWNLSNVTSNVQAFITDKFGWFYLLSATGFLIFAIYLIFSKYGKLKLGKPDDEPEYSYITWFAMLFSAGMGIGLVFWGAAEPLSHFHTTPVPGMEPASQESARAAMKYSFFHWGLHPWGIYAVLALALAYFKFRKGAPGVISAALVPLLGEKRIKGGLGTFIDFIAVFATIFGVATSLGLGALQISSGLSYSIDGLEDTFSLQLIIICVVTVLFMTSAMTGLNKGIKYLSNANIVLALLLMFSLLLIGPTGFIMDYFTLTLGSYVRDLPYMSFRLTPFVEDDTWIKGWTIFYWAWWISWAPFVGTFIARVSKGRTIREFISGVLLVPTIFGALWFSVFGGTAISLEFFNGVDIISDVQNLGTEVALFSTLQHIPLGGVMTVIGLLLISTFFITSADSATFVLGMQTTHGSLNPNNQVKFIWGLIQAGAAAVLLWQGGLTALQTAAIIAAFPFTFIMILMCFSLMKEFKAEAKSIGLKKKN; encoded by the coding sequence GTGAGACAGGCATCTAAAGTGTTTTATATCTCTTTAGTTATATCCGCCCTTTTTATCATTTGGGGTGTAATTCCTAAAGATGTATTGCCAACATGGAATTTATCCAATGTAACCTCTAATGTACAGGCCTTTATTACCGACAAATTTGGATGGTTCTACTTACTGTCGGCTACCGGCTTTTTAATTTTTGCCATTTACTTAATTTTTTCTAAATACGGAAAGCTTAAATTAGGAAAACCGGATGATGAGCCTGAGTATTCGTACATTACTTGGTTTGCTATGTTATTTAGTGCAGGAATGGGAATCGGACTCGTATTCTGGGGAGCAGCCGAACCTCTTTCCCACTTCCATACAACCCCTGTTCCTGGCATGGAGCCAGCTTCTCAGGAATCTGCAAGAGCTGCCATGAAATACAGTTTCTTTCACTGGGGATTACACCCATGGGGAATTTACGCCGTACTGGCATTGGCGCTAGCCTACTTCAAATTTAGAAAGGGAGCTCCAGGTGTCATCAGCGCAGCCCTCGTCCCTCTTTTAGGTGAAAAACGGATTAAAGGCGGCCTTGGGACCTTTATCGACTTTATCGCTGTATTTGCTACAATTTTTGGTGTAGCCACTTCTCTTGGTTTAGGTGCTTTACAGATCTCAAGCGGTCTTTCCTATTCGATTGACGGCCTTGAAGACACATTTAGTCTGCAATTAATCATTATTTGCGTTGTTACCGTACTATTTATGACCTCGGCCATGACCGGTTTGAATAAAGGGATCAAGTATTTAAGTAATGCCAATATCGTTTTAGCTTTATTACTTATGTTCTCGCTGTTATTAATCGGTCCAACCGGCTTTATCATGGATTACTTTACACTCACTCTAGGTTCATACGTGCGTGATCTTCCTTATATGAGTTTCAGACTGACACCATTTGTAGAAGACGACACTTGGATCAAAGGCTGGACAATCTTCTACTGGGCCTGGTGGATTTCCTGGGCACCGTTTGTCGGAACATTTATTGCCCGAGTATCCAAAGGTAGAACGATTAGAGAATTTATTTCTGGTGTATTATTAGTGCCAACAATCTTTGGTGCATTATGGTTCTCTGTATTTGGCGGTACTGCCATTTCATTAGAATTCTTCAATGGTGTTGACATTATCTCTGATGTCCAAAACCTTGGTACAGAAGTAGCCCTATTCTCCACGCTGCAACACATTCCGCTAGGCGGAGTCATGACAGTGATCGGATTGTTGCTTATTAGTACTTTCTTTATTACATCTGCCGATTCTGCTACCTTCGTTCTAGGAATGCAGACTACCCACGGCAGTCTTAACCCAAACAACCAAGTGAAGTTTATATGGGGACTAATTCAAGCGGGCGCTGCAGCCGTATTATTATGGCAAGGCGGTCTGACAGCCTTACAGACAGCAGCAATTATCGCGGCCTTCCCGTTCACATTTATTATGATTCTCATGTGCTTCTCGCTTATGAAGGAATTTAAAGCGGAAGCAAAAAGCATAGGTCTAAAGAAAAAAAATTAG
- a CDS encoding YkyA family protein — protein sequence MRFTKIFSLLAATIFILSACSGQSASEKIYEHLEKAVSLEDKFREQQEPLMKLEEQEQQLYNQIIDLSMDEFDQIKELSKEAAALVEERAEKLELEKESIDAAKEEFDKIKPLIDDFGEEKAEAKKIAEQLVETMNKRYNAYQDLYKAYQKALNLDKELYKMLQQKDLTQEELQQQVKSINESYSAVIEANKQFNKYTQEYNELKKQFYEAVGLDVAYENSAESKSKDNKNKSEEAE from the coding sequence GTGCGTTTCACGAAGATTTTCTCGTTGCTAGCGGCAACGATTTTTATTTTGTCCGCGTGCTCAGGCCAATCGGCTTCGGAGAAAATATATGAGCATTTAGAAAAAGCGGTATCGCTTGAGGATAAGTTTCGGGAGCAGCAAGAACCGCTTATGAAATTAGAAGAGCAGGAACAGCAGTTATACAATCAAATTATTGACTTAAGTATGGACGAGTTTGATCAAATAAAGGAATTGTCTAAGGAAGCGGCAGCACTGGTTGAAGAGCGTGCAGAAAAACTGGAGCTGGAAAAAGAAAGCATTGACGCTGCCAAAGAGGAATTTGATAAAATTAAACCTTTAATTGACGATTTTGGCGAAGAGAAAGCCGAAGCCAAAAAAATAGCTGAGCAACTCGTGGAAACGATGAATAAACGTTATAACGCTTATCAGGATTTATATAAAGCCTATCAGAAGGCGCTCAATTTAGATAAGGAATTGTATAAAATGCTTCAGCAGAAGGATTTAACGCAAGAAGAACTACAACAGCAAGTGAAAAGTATCAATGAAAGTTACAGCGCTGTGATCGAAGCTAATAAGCAGTTCAATAAATATACACAAGAGTATAATGAACTCAAAAAACAATTTTATGAAGCGGTTGGACTCGATGTGGCCTATGAGAATTCCGCTGAGAGTAAATCTAAGGATAATAAAAATAAATCAGAAGAAGCAGAATAG
- a CDS encoding GapA-binding peptide SR1P gives MGTIVCQDCQKVIEHFENEKVSTLYSKCPSCNKAKKK, from the coding sequence ATGGGTACAATCGTATGTCAGGACTGTCAAAAGGTTATCGAGCATTTTGAGAATGAAAAGGTGTCAACCCTTTATAGTAAGTGTCCTTCTTGCAATAAAGCGAAGAAAAAGTAG
- a CDS encoding polysaccharide deacetylase family protein, translating to MKQTLGLLLLALVLTACTGGQAEETQESKQPETSETGEKTAEQDREDKKAEQENAGELKDKEESQENADAAEDESVVANAVEPEYEITETWSFKPINDANEQVALLTFDDAPDEHALEIAETLKELEAPAIFFVNGHFLDTREEKKVLKQIHELGFAIGNHTATHTSLATISKEQQKQEIVGLNDKVEEIIGERPQFFRAPHGQNTEYSKQLAAEEGMLVMNWTYGYDWNTEYQNAQRLADIMVNTELLYNGANLLMHDREWTAKAVPEIVEGLREKGYELLDPSLIKTP from the coding sequence ATGAAACAAACGTTAGGGTTATTGTTGTTGGCCTTGGTACTTACAGCTTGTACGGGGGGACAGGCTGAAGAAACACAGGAAAGTAAGCAGCCAGAGACGTCAGAAACAGGTGAAAAAACTGCTGAACAAGATCGAGAGGATAAGAAAGCTGAGCAAGAGAATGCTGGAGAACTAAAGGATAAAGAGGAGTCACAGGAAAATGCGGACGCCGCTGAAGATGAATCAGTAGTGGCGAATGCTGTGGAGCCAGAATATGAAATTACGGAAACGTGGTCATTTAAACCGATTAATGATGCTAATGAACAAGTTGCTTTGCTTACTTTTGATGACGCCCCGGATGAGCATGCATTGGAAATAGCCGAGACATTAAAGGAGCTTGAGGCTCCGGCCATCTTTTTTGTAAATGGACATTTTCTGGATACTCGTGAAGAGAAGAAGGTTTTAAAACAGATTCATGAGCTCGGCTTTGCAATCGGAAACCATACGGCAACTCATACTTCGCTGGCCACGATATCGAAGGAGCAGCAAAAGCAAGAAATCGTCGGCCTTAATGATAAGGTAGAAGAAATTATTGGCGAGCGCCCGCAGTTCTTCCGGGCTCCACATGGACAGAACACGGAGTATTCCAAGCAGCTGGCAGCTGAAGAAGGGATGCTCGTTATGAATTGGACGTACGGGTATGATTGGAACACTGAATATCAGAATGCACAACGATTAGCAGACATCATGGTAAATACAGAACTTCTCTACAACGGAGCTAATTTGTTGATGCATGATCGGGAATGGACAGCGAAAGCAGTGCCGGAAATCGTGGAGGGTCTAAGAGAGAAAGGGTATGAACTATTGGATCCTTCCTTAATCAAAACACCTTAA